The following proteins are encoded in a genomic region of Pagrus major chromosome 16, Pma_NU_1.0:
- the LOC141009976 gene encoding cell division cycle-associated protein 4, with translation MTLSKNTSMLGRGVKRKWSCLEELEVETLPAAAEKEKHGEEDLEDEGGFRVSPSKSHMDHLQQRQLVLGLCLEKLQHYQAGVELSLRRSVLLINTLRQIQEDMQSDGVGTCTSEVLLNSGHADSCILRDDVREDMVVTCPGCAEGDGDTLSPPLSPEFPSQEANSSSEQQKSLPAATINAFSDAVNAMGYLSDLALDDIFEDIDTSMYETSDLPSAWAAGSLWPVSVSLWADEDVKMRSSGHTSAGSLQSCLMDLNELDHIMEILVKS, from the exons ATGACGCTTTCGAAGAACAC GTCAATGTTGGGTCGCGGTGTAAAGCGGAAGTGGAGCTGCTTGGAGGAGCTGGAGGTCGAGACCCTCCCCGCCGCTGCAGAAAAGGAGAAACATGGGGAGGAGGACCTGGAGGACGAGGGCGGGTTCCGCGTGAGTCCGTCCAAATCCCACATGGACCACCTTCAGCAGCGTCAGCTGGTGCTCGGCCTCTGCTTGGAGAAGCTCCAGCACTACCAGGCCGGGGTGGAGCTCAGCCTGCGTCGCTCCGTGTTGCTCATCAACACGCTCAGGCAGATCCAGGAGGACATGCAGAGCGACGGGGTGGGAACCTGCACGTCGGAGGTACTCCTCAACAGCGGCCACGCCGACTCCTGCATTCTCAGGGACGACGTCAGGGAGGACATGGTGGTTACGTGCCCCGGGTGTGCAGAGGGTGACGGGGACACCCTGTCTCCGCCGCTGTCCCCAGAATTCCCCTCTCAGGAGGCAAACAGCTCGTCTGAGCAGCAGAAATCGCTTCCTGCTGCGACGATCAATGCTTTTAGCGATGCAGTAAACGCCATGGGCTACCTCAGCGACCTCGCCCTGGACGACATCTTTGAGGACATTGACACATCGATGTATGAGACTTCGGATCTGCCCTCTGCCTGGGCGGCGGGCTCCCTGTGGCCCGTCAGCGTGTCGCTTTGGGCGGACGAGGACGTTAAAATGCGCTCGTCGGGCCACACCTCTGCTGGGAGTCTCCAGTCATGTCTGATGGACCTGAACGAACTGGACCACATCATGGAGATTCTGGTGAAGTCATGA
- the cdca4 gene encoding cell division cycle-associated protein 4 isoform X1 has product MQRDNMFPKGTKRKFSDSGEEPVSSSDQGPSAASSAAAVAARTLTSSYSLQRQSLLDMSLIKLQLCHMLVEPNLCRSVLIANTVRQIQEEMTQDGTWQIMTQALAAAQCPADRLVATEVLCRQTDAAAQAGQSPKPFSVVGLEEGYHAEEVVMEGDVETEVTMSTLSPVSPQLSSASYLAGPFGMGPCWEEEEEEGECEEDEDEDSEECVSEGEEGDRDHLSADSRTGEQVFGTFEIKHPAPPPDPALEELFSDVDPSYYDLDTVLTGMQSAPKMGPYDLLESLSSHGPTTLSSSSSCRSDLNELDHIMEIIVGS; this is encoded by the exons ATGCAG agagacaacatGTTCCCGAAGGGCACCAAGCGCAAGTTCTCAGACTCCGGGGAGGAGCCGGTCTCCAGCAGTGACCAGGGCCCGTCAGCAGCTTCATCAGCGGCAGCGGTGGCGGCTCGGACGCTGACGTCCTCTTACAGCCTGCAGAGGCAGTCGCTGCTTGACATGTCGCTGATCAAGCTGCAGCTCTGCCACATGTTGGTGGAGCCAAACCTGTGCCGCTCAGTGCTCATCGCTAACACGGTGCGGCAGATCCAGGAGGAGATGACCCAGGACGGCACCTGGCAGATAATGACCCAGGCCCTGGCAGCTGCGCAGTGTCCCGCAGACCGCCTGGTGGCTACCGAGGTGCTGTGCCGGCAGACGGACGCAGCAGCTCAGGCCGGGCAGAGCCCGAAGCCCTTCTCAGTGGTTGGTCTGGAGGAAGGCTACCACGCCGAGGAGGTGGTGATGGAGGGAGACGTTGAGACAGAGGTCACCATGTCCACTTTGTCGCCCGTCTCCCCCCAGCTGTCCTCTGCTTCTTACCTGGCAGGTCCATTCGGCATGGGACCGTgctgggaggaggaagaggaagaaggtgAGTGCGAGGAGGATGAAGACGAGGACAGCGAGGAGTGTGTGtcggagggagaggagggagaccgGGACCACCTGAGCGCAGACTCCAGGACAGGGGAGCAGGTTTTTGGGACTTTTGAGATCAAGCACCCGGCGCCGCCCCCTGACCCTGCGCTCGAGGAACTGTTTTCAGACGTGGACCCGTCCTACTATGACCTCGATACGGTGCTGACAGGCATGCAGAGCGCCCCAAAGATGGGGCCTTACGATCTGCTGGAGAGCCTTTCCTCCCACGGGCCGACCACCCTGAGCTCCAGCTCGAGCTGCAGGTCAGACCTGAATGAACTGGACCACATCATGGAGATCATAGTGGGATCCTGA
- the cdca4 gene encoding cell division cycle-associated protein 4 isoform X2 — protein MFPKGTKRKFSDSGEEPVSSSDQGPSAASSAAAVAARTLTSSYSLQRQSLLDMSLIKLQLCHMLVEPNLCRSVLIANTVRQIQEEMTQDGTWQIMTQALAAAQCPADRLVATEVLCRQTDAAAQAGQSPKPFSVVGLEEGYHAEEVVMEGDVETEVTMSTLSPVSPQLSSASYLAGPFGMGPCWEEEEEEGECEEDEDEDSEECVSEGEEGDRDHLSADSRTGEQVFGTFEIKHPAPPPDPALEELFSDVDPSYYDLDTVLTGMQSAPKMGPYDLLESLSSHGPTTLSSSSSCRSDLNELDHIMEIIVGS, from the coding sequence atGTTCCCGAAGGGCACCAAGCGCAAGTTCTCAGACTCCGGGGAGGAGCCGGTCTCCAGCAGTGACCAGGGCCCGTCAGCAGCTTCATCAGCGGCAGCGGTGGCGGCTCGGACGCTGACGTCCTCTTACAGCCTGCAGAGGCAGTCGCTGCTTGACATGTCGCTGATCAAGCTGCAGCTCTGCCACATGTTGGTGGAGCCAAACCTGTGCCGCTCAGTGCTCATCGCTAACACGGTGCGGCAGATCCAGGAGGAGATGACCCAGGACGGCACCTGGCAGATAATGACCCAGGCCCTGGCAGCTGCGCAGTGTCCCGCAGACCGCCTGGTGGCTACCGAGGTGCTGTGCCGGCAGACGGACGCAGCAGCTCAGGCCGGGCAGAGCCCGAAGCCCTTCTCAGTGGTTGGTCTGGAGGAAGGCTACCACGCCGAGGAGGTGGTGATGGAGGGAGACGTTGAGACAGAGGTCACCATGTCCACTTTGTCGCCCGTCTCCCCCCAGCTGTCCTCTGCTTCTTACCTGGCAGGTCCATTCGGCATGGGACCGTgctgggaggaggaagaggaagaaggtgAGTGCGAGGAGGATGAAGACGAGGACAGCGAGGAGTGTGTGtcggagggagaggagggagaccgGGACCACCTGAGCGCAGACTCCAGGACAGGGGAGCAGGTTTTTGGGACTTTTGAGATCAAGCACCCGGCGCCGCCCCCTGACCCTGCGCTCGAGGAACTGTTTTCAGACGTGGACCCGTCCTACTATGACCTCGATACGGTGCTGACAGGCATGCAGAGCGCCCCAAAGATGGGGCCTTACGATCTGCTGGAGAGCCTTTCCTCCCACGGGCCGACCACCCTGAGCTCCAGCTCGAGCTGCAGGTCAGACCTGAATGAACTGGACCACATCATGGAGATCATAGTGGGATCCTGA
- the LOC141010139 gene encoding activator of 90 kDa heat shock protein ATPase homolog 1-like, whose product MAKWGEGDPRWIVEERADATNVNNWHWTERDATNWSSDKLKSLMLGISVENDEGSCEVTEVSKVEGEASINNRKGKLIFFYEWNLKATWTGESKAGIKYKGTIEVPNLSDENDMEDLDISVSLNKDEPETPLTGLMRTKGAEKIREALGSYVGFLKTEFTQGMILPTANGMAKLQSTSQSKAKLDKTQISSSSSTAVPVNTGVKIPTCKFSMREKFLTSPADLFRVFLNQEMIQAFTHAPATVDAERGGKFRLFDGNVLGEFAELIPDEKIVMKWRYNNWPCEHYSTITLTFLDRSSETELKVECRGVPDNEEERTKEGWKRYYFEAIKQTFGYGARLF is encoded by the exons ATGGCCAAGTGGGGCGAAGGGGACCCTCGTTGGATTGTTGAGGAGAGAGCCGATGCGACAAATGTCAACAACTGGCACTG GACCGAACGAGATGCAACAAACTGGTCATCGGACAAATTAAAATCGCTGATGCTCGGGATAAGCGTGGAGAACGACGAGGGGAGCTGCGAGGTGACAGAAGTCAGCAAGGTGGAAGGAGAAGCCTCGATTAACAACCGCAAAGGGaaacttattttcttttacgAATGGAACCTGAAAGCTACTTGGACCG GGGAGTCGAAAGCAGGAATCAAATATAAAGGAACAATTGAAGTCCCGAACCTGTCTGATGAGAACGACATGGAGGATCTTGAT ATCTCCGTATCGTTGAACAAAGACGAACCTGAGACGCCGCTGACCGGCCTGATGAGGACAAAAGGAGCAGAGAAAATCCGTGAAGCCCTGGGAAGCTACGTTGGATTCTTGAAAACAG AGTTCACACAGGGAATGATCCTGCCTACAGCCAACGGTATGGCCAAGCTTCAGTCCACATCGCAGTCCAAAGCCAAGCTGGATAAAACTCAA ATTTCATCCTCGAGCAGCACAGCTGTTCCAGTCAACACCGGCGTCAAGATCCCCACCTGTAAATTCAGCATGAGGGAAAAGTTCCTCACCTCTCCGGCTGATCTCTTCAGGGTCTTCCTCAACCAGGAG ATGATCCAGGCGTTCACGCACGCTCCAGCCACAGTGGAcgcagagagagggggaaagttTCGTCTGTTTGACGGAAACGTTCTCGGTGAATTCGCAGAGCTG ATACCTGATGAGAAAATAGTTATGAAGTGGAGGTATAACAACTGGCCCTGCG AGCATTACTCGACGATTACGCTGACGTTCTTGGACCGGAGCAGCGAGACGGAGCTGAAGGTGGAGTGTCGAGGCGTCCCGGACAACGAGGAGGAGCGGACGAAAGAGGGCTGGAAGAGATACTACTTCGAGGCTATTAAACAGACTTTTGGCTACGGAGCGCGACTCTTCTGA
- the LOC141010142 gene encoding dr1-associated corepressor isoform X2: MQKDAEVGRIAMAVPVIISRALEMFLKCLLTKTCLITQSKLSTVVSVAHMKQCIESEKLFDFLRDLVERATSTAGQKDNRGISMWPLYRNRRHDISVKKPAEVVEKAPRSSLDSLDNDSISSESELYICF; the protein is encoded by the exons ATGCAGAAGGATGCAGAGGTGGGCAGGATTGCGATGGCGGTTCCTGTGATCATCT CTCGGGCTCTGGAGATGTTCCTGAAGTGTCTGCTGACCAAAACCTGTCTGATAACTCAGTCGAAGCTCAGCACCGTCGTGTCTGTCGCTCACAT GAAGCAGTGCATCGAGTCAGAGAAGCTCTTCGACTTCCTCAGAGACCTGGTGGAGCGAGCCACGTCTACGGCAGGCCAGAAGGACAACAGAGGCATCAGCATGTGGCCGTTATACAG GAACAGACGGCACGACATTTCTGTTAAAAAACCGGCTGAGGTGGTAGAAAAGGCGCCACGATCGAGCCTCGACTCGCTCGACAACGACTCCATCTCCAGC GAGTCGGAGCTGTACATCTGCTTCTGA
- the LOC141010142 gene encoding dr1-associated corepressor isoform X1 translates to MPGQKRRYNVRFPPSRIKKIMQKDAEVGRIAMAVPVIISRALEMFLKCLLTKTCLITQSKLSTVVSVAHMKQCIESEKLFDFLRDLVERATSTAGQKDNRGISMWPLYRNRRHDISVKKPAEVVEKAPRSSLDSLDNDSISSESELYICF, encoded by the exons ATGCCCGGACAGAAGAGGAGATATAATGTACGGTTCCCCCCG agtCGCATCAAGAAGATCATGCAGAAGGATGCAGAGGTGGGCAGGATTGCGATGGCGGTTCCTGTGATCATCT CTCGGGCTCTGGAGATGTTCCTGAAGTGTCTGCTGACCAAAACCTGTCTGATAACTCAGTCGAAGCTCAGCACCGTCGTGTCTGTCGCTCACAT GAAGCAGTGCATCGAGTCAGAGAAGCTCTTCGACTTCCTCAGAGACCTGGTGGAGCGAGCCACGTCTACGGCAGGCCAGAAGGACAACAGAGGCATCAGCATGTGGCCGTTATACAG GAACAGACGGCACGACATTTCTGTTAAAAAACCGGCTGAGGTGGTAGAAAAGGCGCCACGATCGAGCCTCGACTCGCTCGACAACGACTCCATCTCCAGC GAGTCGGAGCTGTACATCTGCTTCTGA